A genomic region of Arachis hypogaea cultivar Tifrunner chromosome 5, arahy.Tifrunner.gnm2.J5K5, whole genome shotgun sequence contains the following coding sequences:
- the LOC112799675 gene encoding MYB-like transcription factor ETC3 gives MEERRSQKNKAKLSTTASTNSEEVSSNEWEFIEMSEQEEDLIRRMYGLVGDRWDLIAGRIPGRKAEEIERFWIMRHGDAFSLRRTNNQQQQQLFGKNSGRLSSINFT, from the exons ATGGAGGAGCGCCGTTCCCAGAAGAATAAGGCAAAGCTCTCTACAACTGCAAGTACTAACTCTGAAG AAGTGAGTAGTAATGAGTGGGAATTTATAGAAATGAGCGAGCAAGAGGAGGATCTTATTCGCAGGATGTATGGCCTTGTTGGCGATAG GTGGGATTTGATAGCCGGGCGCATTCCAGGTCGTAAAGCAGAAGAAATTGAGAGATTCTGGATTATGAGACATGGCGATGCTTTTTCTCTTAGAAGAACaaataatcaacaacaacaacaac tatTTGGTAAAAACTCAGGACggctctcaagtatcaacttcacgtga